TTCTACTAACGCGATGACAATTATAATAACTAAGAATATATGCTGTTACACTTAGATTAATCGGACTCACTTTCAACTTTCGACCATCTTTTTGCACCATGGTGATCCTTACGGAAGCGGCAAGGTATTAGTTATATACATGTACTGTGCACTGCATTTGAAAATGATCAACAGCAGGTAAGAAAACAATACACTGTTATGCCCTTCGAGCAATAACATACCTCTATCTCCGTTTTATAATGTACGAATATGGAATTAGCAATAGTGGACGATAAATATGGAAACGTAACGGAGCAAACATTTTCTGTACAAACTAGTATATCGTAAAAAACAAAAAGTATGGAAGATGATATTGACATTTACGAAGATTTACCAAGTTTTGGAACAGAACAGAGTGGAAATGCAAGTATCATTTAATCGTATTGTACACTTAGGTTAAGCTGTACACTATACAGATTCTGCATAATTATTCATCAATCTGTTGTGTTGCACTTGGTTCAGTTTGCCACGAATAATCAAGAAAATATTGTGGAGGAAGAATTAAAATTGAAGAAACAGATTGCAGATCTCacagaaaaattagaaaatttgcAAAAGATTAATCAAAGTTTAGAgattaatttacattcattgttaAAAACTGCAAAGGCTGAAATTGCACGGAAAGATAAGATGATAGATGAATTAAGGAAAAAGTAAGTAAATTGAACCATTATTTAATTCTCAACCTATTATTCTAATTACATTTTCATATAATCGTTACAGTTTGGATGATATAGCATTCAAGAGAAGCAAAACCGATGATTCTGTCATTCATAAATCTACTAATAGAGAAACTACTTTAAACAGGAATCAGAAGCTAGCTAATATTTCCTTCGCATCCGATGTAAACGACGCCGAACCATTGGTAATAGACTCTTTGTGCAACCATGCGAGCAAAAATCAACCAAACAAATCTACCTTAATGCCTATTACTGTTTTTGGTGAACGATTAGTTAAAAGAATAGCGGAagagcaaaatttggaaaaagaagagaaacaaTCGagcgaattcgctggtggtaatAACAATAGCGAAACAAACGACGGATACATAGTTGAGAGTGACAAAGAAAATGGTTCCTTAAACAGTACTATTAATATCTGTAATGCAAAACAAATCAAATCTCCCGTGTCGTTGGGACATAAAGGAGGGGAACATACAAAATGTCCTTTACTGGTATCGACGATTACGACAAAGGATATTCAGTTCAACAGTAAGAGCGAGACAGGGTCCAAGCTTCAGCGAAAATCTGTGCTAACTATAACCTATACGGGGAAAAGAGCAAACGAAGAAACAGATGGACATATTCCTACGAAACAATTCAAATCTAGTCATGAAAAATATAGTTCCGAATTATTGAGAAAAGACacaaatattaatttcgaaTCAGAGGGAAAGTCTCTACTTACCAACGAACGTGTTAACGAAAGGCATCCGTTAAGAAATTCGGATACAGTCTGTACTCGCAACTCTGGTACAGAATTGAAAAAGCACGAACATCATCTTAACGATACGAATACAAAAGAAGGTACAAAAGATTTAAAAAACAAGAACAACGTATCGCGTGATAGGAAGGATACTAATAGACGTTCTCCGAAACGGTGCAACAATTCAACGGTTCAAAATCTACTAAAATTCACATTAGACGAAAGATACGTAGGTTACCGTTGCTCCGATGTTTTCAAGAAAGGTGATTATCAATctaatcacaatgaatattatagatcCAGGCGAAGAGAACATCATCGTACGGATGATCATCGACCGTCACGCGTAAAATCAACATCGCACGTAAAGTCTACTCGGGAAGAAAGATACAGTAGAAGTCAATATAATAAACATAGCAACCACGAAGAgaagtttgagaagcattacaattttcgAAATATATATAGTAAAGATAAATTGAAacattttaagaaggatttgtacAATGTTCGTAGCGTGATAAAACATTCCACCACTGATCGAATTTCAACGAGTGAAAACGTTGCTAACGCGAAAAAAAGTAATGGTCATAACGAATACGAGTCGAATACACGGAAAGTACGACTAAAAAGTACCGAGAAGCCGATTTTTCCCGCCAAATGGGAAACTAAACAAAACGAATCCTTCGAATATACACATTCTAAGCCAAGTACAGGAAACTTTGCCGAGCATCAAAAGTATTCGGAGTTTTCAAAACATATTGGTAAGACGGATGATCAAGTCGTTGGACAGATTGATCGAATAGCGCAAACAGAGAAGGAGCTTCGAGTTCACGATCAATTGCCGTTAACGAAGTACGTTAAGGATGAATTAGAAAATGGATCGATAGACTTGGAGGATGGTGAAATTTCAAGCCCCACCGAAAACGTGCACGATCCATACCAAGAATCAAAGGATCATCAAGTTACTCTTCGTAGAGAATTAAATTTTTCTTCCACAAGTTCTAAACACAATATCGTAGAACCTGATACGAACCTGGGGAACGGATCGAATAAACCGTTTGATACTGTTTCGCAAACAGTATCGGTTTCAACTATTACGAACGTCACGTCTGTTTCGGCTAATCGAACAAGTTCTGCCAACACGGAAACTATCGAAAGTATAGAAAACGTAGAAAACATTGAAAAATTTATTCGCGATTACGGTTTCAACAATGATAAAACGATTCAGGAGGTATTAGTAACATCCGATACAATCTGCGTATTGAATAATTCATCAGCAAACGCGTCGATAGGAAAAGAAAATGAGGAAGATGGTCGTAGtcgtgaaaaaaattccagcgatTCCCATCTGTCTGTGAATCGGAACGGTAACGATACAGTTTCACTTGACGAGAATCATCAAACGAATATCAAGTTTTTATCTATATCCGGTGAAAAATCAGTGAAAAATCGTATCTCCACCGTACGTATTTCTCAAGACAACTCTCTTCAAGATGCTCGTCTCGAACCCAACAATAGACGAAACAGTAAACGAATTGGATTAAATCCCATTAAATTAACGAAACATGATCATTTATCTAGTAAAATTAATTCGAGCGATTGTGAGAAAAGTGTGAGCGTAACGATAAATGCGATGCGGGAGAAAGAGAGATGTCAACGCGTTACAAAACAGGTTGAGAAAGTAGAAGATTTTAGGAAGCCGTTAGAAAATCGAAGCGATAAAAACACGAAAGTTACATCCGCGAACATCCAGGGAAAAATAGTTGTGTTCGCGCGTCGTAAGAAACCTGTATGCCTGACAAACAGTGACGCAAACATGATTGTTGTCGTGAATAACAGAACAGATACCAGTTGCAATTCTTCCAATACCAATAGTGCGACTGAATGTGATTCTGTTTTGAAATTTGTAAAAACATGCGGCTATCACACGACGAACGCCAGTTGATCGATATATAAGTTGATAATAAACTATAATTCTAAATAACAGAAATAATTCGGAAACGAATTTGAATTGGCttgaattaaaattaatattcgtttattcgTGTTTTTCAAAATATCCACTGTCATACATGTGAGGATGATTAATATTGTTCCATGCTAATTGATTAAACAGGCAAGAACGGTATTACTTAACAACACTGTTATCGTTACCGTTACCGTCTGTGATTATTTCTAAAGAGAATtgtgtacgtaaacatctgtaaataATAAACACGCACAATATAATGTACGTATGTAAACTAACAAATTTTTAGATTGCCTCTAATTAAGTTGATGATTTATGTTTTTACACCCTGTTGCAAATGCATGTCGTTTTTATCGTAAATTGATCATCGATGTACGTTTTAAGTAGAGATCGtaagatctctctctctctctctctctctctctctcttctaaattacagtcatttgcagtTACAGGTCAGAAAAGAGTCGAAAGTATACGCGAAGCTGTTTTATGTAACGTGTTGCCTCTTCATTTGTCGAAAATTAGAATAAACGAACAAAAATCCTGTGGTTTCAAAAGAACATGGCCACTTTGGGACTACTTTACGACGTATCTCTTAATAAAAGTCCGCTACCAATTACgcatatatatgtgtgtacgcgcgcgtgcgtgtgtgtaAGTAGATAGGGTGCAAGCTAATATGACGCGACGCAGCCAACGCTGGGCGTCCTAGCGTCGCACGCGCTCTGCGCTGTCGCAGTCGGAATAGGCCGAGTAAAAccgaaagagaaaaaagaacaaGTATGAACACTGACATATATTGTGTACACAGTCGTATCCAAATAACACTCGTGTAATTATTCGAAATATTTGTAAAAATACAATTAAAAACTCTGTAAGCATGTATAAAAgtgaaacgaaagaaaaaagtaacaggtgaaaataaaataaaagggaTAGTTTAGCGAATGAAGACGAGTCGTGTGTAATGAATTTACGAGTACTACGAGTCATTCGTCCAGTTTAGATTCCGAATCGATTCCTCTATACGTCTAACGCGTTCGTTGTACGTGTCGTCAACGGTCTCAAACTGTTCCAACTATGGGTTCGATTGTACTAAAGTCCCTTTCCGTTCTTCTTGGAATATTCTTCGTTTTCGTGGGTACCATGAAGCTGACTTCTCATATTAGCAAGGATCTTCACAAGGACTTGGTAAGCATTTGCTGTACAATTATGTAACATAATTCACCCTACTCTGCTATTGGTACTCGATCGTGCATCTTTATCTTATATTCTAACATGAATCTTTGTTCTTTATTCGATATTCCCTTTTACCGTATTCATTTTTTATAATCACGGTACCGGATGAAACGTAATTAGTTtcattgttttcttttttttttttcctttccatcCAAAGTATGCGACTGTACCTTTGTTGTGACAATCCGTCAACCTTATCAATCACttgttctttttatttttcatggGTTCgtcgtttgtttgtttgttgtATTCCACGCATACCCTTCCTTACTAGATGTCTAAAAAGCCATGCGGAAAGATAATATCGTTTCAACCACCATCTACCCAATGATAAACATCGATGTTGATTACTATACACGTGtccgtatgtacatatatatgtatacgtagtGGTTATACGTGTATCTATAATGCATTTGTTTTcttccctccccccccccccccttcatTCATCCTTTTCGCTATTTATTTAGTTCTATGTTATATCGCTACTTCGACAGAAAAATCTTTCTATGTGTTTCAAAAGCATGGTAAAGGGAGGAAGCCGCAATATATATTTTTCGAGTAGTATATAATAACTACAATATTATTCGATCACGGACATTTACCGCGGTTCTGCAATTAAATTTCAGTTTGTTAAAGTGATCGAGAACTAGCATTAACaataaatattcattttaggTAATTCCTTAAATTTATTTTTCATCGATATATACTTTTCAAAAAGAGAGATCAGAAATGAATTTCACAAAGGTTCAAATATGTaaaatttctcttctacaccTGATGAAAATTGAATTAAATTCGCTCACTTCGATGCGTCCCGTGAGAAGATTATTTTTGTCTCTCGTAGTTACCTAATGTTCAAAGTTATAGTAAACCATCAACTAACCGCTTGGTGACGCGCCAAATATTGCCCCAACTGCCAGCGGGCGATGTTTACCAATATAGGAATTGTGACAATTTTCTTTGTAACACAACATATATCTCTTTTTACCAAACTTAAATACAGTCATTAAATGATCGTGTTGTTCTGTTCACAGAGAAAAGAGTATGTGAAATATGCAAAAGTATTTCCACTTTCTGGTACCCTGGACTTTAAAGTGCCGAGTAAATGGTATAGGAGAGTCGTTGGATCGCTCGAGATCATTTGTGGACTCGCAATGGCCATTATTCCGAGCCGTAAGGAAGCACTTGTTTTTAATACATAAAAACACGTCACCCGTCGAACATTCTCTATTTTTCTTTCTCTGCTCGTTTTTATTTCAGACAAGATAAAAAACTTATCAAACGCGGTGTTACTCTTGTTAATGTTAATGGCTGTATATTCTCACTATATGGTAAATGATAAATTTGAGAGGATTGCTCCAGCACTGGTAAGGTTATAGAAATAATGCGAAAAGAAAGAAAGTAAGAAATCAAACAAAACCAAACACTTAACACGGTGACAATCGCCTTTTCAGGTGTTCTTCTTCATGCTGACAGGCCGATTAGTGATAGACTGGCAACTCAGGCGAGAGGACGCACAACCGATAACATCAAATGGTGTAGACGATAAAGCTAAGAAACAAGATTGAACTCGAAATTGTTATACGTACCTTCTCTTTTGGTTGCCGTGTCATTCATCGTCTGTAACGTATCACGTAACAGTTCCATTCAAATGATTTTCGATACACCAATTTTTATGTTATGCGATTATTCCAATGCTCATTCGCGGAACGCATGAagcgctctctctctttctctctctctctctctctctctctctctctctctctctaaaacTCACTCAACTTTTCGTTACGTTTTATAAAAGAGTCCAACGTCGAGGAATTATTAACCAAAATGTTATGTTAATTTAAACAACGAGAAGAATGACtcattaaatatttaaatagctCAAGCACAAGTACCAACTGCCATTTGAATCAGAGTGTTCTCCTCGATATCGGTATAAGATACGTACCATAATTTTTATATCGAGATCGAAACGTAATCTCGTCCCGTAATAATTAATACACGCACGTGATTTTTCGTTGGTTTTTTTTCCTTCTCGTTTAGAAAGAACCAAATTCCGAAATCGAAATAAAGAACCCAACCAACCGGTCACAAGAGGGGCACGATAGCGTTTGTTAACAATTGTACATTCaatgaatttttttaatttacagTTAGATAatcaattataaatatataccGCTACGGTTAACGGTGCACGGTAAAGCTCAATTCTGTTTACGTATGACAATACATTTGTTGCAAATTCTTTAAAAGTCGATAACCGTTCATTTCTTCGAGTAGCGCTTACATTCTTAAAAATAAGGAGCGGAAAAACAACGCGTGAAATATTTGAAACGTACAAAAGAAGAAACAGAAAGAACATACAGATCGaataaaaatttatgataagtaaATAGCTAGTTTAACTTATAGACAATTTTACATGCCTTAAAATATATACAAATTTTCCCTCACACATAAACACACGACCAAAAAGGTTCATACATACgaataaaagaaataaaaatttaccATGATTTTCAATTTTCACTTTAACCGAAAACCAATATAGAATTTTAACGAAACCTTCCTTGTTCTGTTCTCTCCAAGTATACATCAGCAAGACAGCAATGTTTTCTTTACAGTTACGCGTGCAGTAATGCGTGATCATTTGTTTTATCGTTTTAACTATAATATAATAACAACTATGATAATAACAGGTTCGAATATTAACGTGAATTTTCTACACCTATATAAAACAGATTTATATTCAAAAACTATTTTTAACATTCGGCGTGGCTATAATAGTGTAAATAATACAAACATATAACTTATAGTTTTTACTTTTGCATCAACTACAAGTTAGACATTTACGTTTGCATCACTGTTTACAAACAACCGAAATCAATCTAGCAATAAAGTAATTGTTTTACTGTGAATTTCCAAGTTgttgtataaaataaaataaccaATTTCATCGACAATTTTGATCATGCAAGTTCTTGACCAGTAGTTGCAAGATGCAAAGCCTTTCGAAGATTCAATACAGCTGTAGGAACGTCGTCGTAATTTAAAGCACTTCCAGCCCATTTAATAAACTTTTGTACTTTACTTATTTGTTCTGCGGATAACTCAATTCCacctattaaatatatatatatatttatatatataattttaacaTAATCAAGTATGTCAGTAATGTAAACGTTTGTTTTGATCTACCTTCCGCTTTTTTAACCGTACCGGACTCTTTGCTGTTGGAAGACCATTCTTCGATATTGCCTCGAGCAATCGTACCATCGTCTACATCAGTTAGATTTGTATCACCAATATTGATCAATTTGTTTGAATCGACAGTTTCGTCTTTTTTCGATCTTGCTCCCATCGTCACATCATCGATACCATCCGTTTCTGTTGTAAAAGTAACCAGTTGAGTAGAAATGACAAGTTTTTATATTAAAACAAACAAATGTATTCCAAGTCGTTCCAACTGGAATATatcaaataatttttaaaatttgtacagTTTGCGTACAGTCTGCGCGTGCTAATGAATCTACGCAGTCTACTTAAAAAATACTAGCATCTATGCATGTTTCCTTTACCTTGTTCAATATTTTTATCTGAAATGACATTATCGTTATTCTCTTCTATGGGTCCTGGGATAGG
This is a stretch of genomic DNA from Xylocopa sonorina isolate GNS202 chromosome 8, iyXylSono1_principal, whole genome shotgun sequence. It encodes these proteins:
- the Flash gene encoding FLICE-associated huge protein encodes the protein MEDDIDIYEDLPSFGTEQSGNFATNNQENIVEEELKLKKQIADLTEKLENLQKINQSLEINLHSLLKTAKAEIARKDKMIDELRKNLDDIAFKRSKTDDSVIHKSTNRETTLNRNQKLANISFASDVNDAEPLVIDSLCNHASKNQPNKSTLMPITVFGERLVKRIAEEQNLEKEEKQSSEFAGGNNNSETNDGYIVESDKENGSLNSTINICNAKQIKSPVSLGHKGGEHTKCPLLVSTITTKDIQFNSKSETGSKLQRKSVLTITYTGKRANEETDGHIPTKQFKSSHEKYSSELLRKDTNINFESEGKSLLTNERVNERHPLRNSDTVCTRNSGTELKKHEHHLNDTNTKEGTKDLKNKNNVSRDRKDTNRRSPKRCNNSTVQNLLKFTLDERYVGYRCSDVFKKGDYQSNHNEYYRSRRREHHRTDDHRPSRVKSTSHVKSTREERYSRSQYNKHSNHEEKFEKHYNFRNIYSKDKLKHFKKDLYNVRSVIKHSTTDRISTSENVANAKKSNGHNEYESNTRKVRLKSTEKPIFPAKWETKQNESFEYTHSKPSTGNFAEHQKYSEFSKHIGKTDDQVVGQIDRIAQTEKELRVHDQLPLTKYVKDELENGSIDLEDGEISSPTENVHDPYQESKDHQVTLRRELNFSSTSSKHNIVEPDTNLGNGSNKPFDTVSQTVSVSTITNVTSVSANRTSSANTETIESIENVENIEKFIRDYGFNNDKTIQEVLVTSDTICVLNNSSANASIGKENEEDGRSREKNSSDSHLSVNRNGNDTVSLDENHQTNIKFLSISGEKSVKNRISTVRISQDNSLQDARLEPNNRRNSKRIGLNPIKLTKHDHLSSKINSSDCEKSVSVTINAMREKERCQRVTKQVEKVEDFRKPLENRSDKNTKVTSANIQGKIVVFARRKKPVCLTNSDANMIVVVNNRTDTSCNSSNTNSATECDSVLKFVKTCGYHTTNAS
- the LOC143425809 gene encoding putative acetylcholine receptor chaperone — its product is MGSIVLKSLSVLLGIFFVFVGTMKLTSHISKDLHKDLRKEYVKYAKVFPLSGTLDFKVPSKWYRRVVGSLEIICGLAMAIIPSHKIKNLSNAVLLLLMLMAVYSHYMVNDKFERIAPALVFFFMLTGRLVIDWQLRREDAQPITSNGVDDKAKKQD